Proteins co-encoded in one Prescottella sp. R16 genomic window:
- a CDS encoding hemolysin family protein: MNDAIVLVVLAVVLVPIGGLFAALDAALNTLSPARVEEMAKDERPGAARLMRIVADRPRYVNLVVLLRILCEIAAAVLIAGALIEWIGPVWGVVVTIVVMVFVDYVAIGVGPRTLGRQHAYPLALAWSLPLVALGVLLSPLSRLLILVGNALTPGRGFRAGPFASEIELRELVDLAQERGVVADEERRMIQSVFELGDTNAREVMVPRPEMVWIEADKTAGQATSLAVRSGHSRIPVVGENVDDVLGVVYLKDLVQQTYYSSDGGRSVTVRQVMRPAVFVPDSKPLDSLLAEMQQQRNHMALLVDEYGGIAGLVTIEDVIEEIVGEIADEYDTDETPPVEDLGDGSYRVSARLPVEDLGELFDVDIDDDEVETVGGLLGYELGRVPLPGSEVVTAGLRLRGEGGADVRGRVRISTVYVERVPGPETADDVNEDGNVNQE, encoded by the coding sequence GTGAACGACGCGATCGTCCTGGTCGTGCTCGCGGTCGTCCTGGTGCCGATCGGCGGCCTCTTCGCCGCCCTCGACGCGGCCCTGAACACCCTGTCACCCGCGCGGGTGGAGGAGATGGCGAAGGACGAGCGGCCCGGCGCGGCCCGGCTGATGCGGATCGTCGCCGACCGGCCCCGCTACGTCAACCTCGTGGTGTTGCTGCGGATCCTGTGCGAGATCGCGGCGGCCGTCCTGATCGCCGGGGCGCTGATCGAGTGGATCGGCCCGGTGTGGGGTGTCGTCGTCACGATCGTGGTGATGGTGTTCGTCGACTACGTCGCGATCGGTGTCGGCCCCCGCACCCTGGGCCGGCAGCACGCCTACCCGCTGGCCCTGGCCTGGTCGTTGCCGCTGGTGGCGCTCGGTGTGCTGCTGAGCCCGCTCAGCCGGCTCCTCATCCTCGTCGGCAACGCGCTCACCCCGGGCCGCGGTTTCCGGGCCGGCCCGTTCGCGTCCGAGATTGAACTGCGGGAACTGGTCGATCTGGCGCAGGAACGTGGCGTCGTCGCCGACGAGGAACGCCGCATGATCCAGTCGGTGTTCGAGCTCGGCGACACCAACGCCCGTGAGGTGATGGTGCCGCGCCCGGAGATGGTGTGGATCGAGGCCGACAAGACGGCCGGGCAGGCCACGTCGCTCGCGGTGCGCAGTGGGCACTCCCGGATTCCGGTGGTCGGGGAGAACGTCGACGACGTCCTCGGGGTCGTCTACCTCAAGGACCTCGTCCAGCAGACCTACTATTCGTCGGACGGTGGCCGCAGTGTCACGGTCCGGCAGGTGATGCGTCCGGCGGTGTTCGTGCCCGACTCGAAGCCGCTCGACAGCCTGCTCGCCGAGATGCAGCAGCAGCGCAACCACATGGCGCTCCTCGTCGACGAGTACGGCGGCATCGCCGGACTGGTCACCATCGAGGACGTCATCGAGGAGATCGTCGGGGAGATCGCCGACGAGTACGACACCGACGAGACCCCGCCCGTCGAGGATCTCGGTGACGGCTCGTACCGGGTGTCGGCGCGGCTGCCGGTCGAGGACCTGGGTGAACTGTTCGACGTCGACATCGACGACGACGAGGTCGAGACGGTCGGCGGGTTGCTCGGCTACGAACTCGGCCGGGTCCCGCTGCCCGGATCCGAGGTGGTGACCGCGGGGCTGCGCCTGCGCGGGGAGGGCGGCGCCGACGTGCGCGGCCGGGTGCGGATCAGCACCGTGTACGTCGAGCGGGTCCCCGGCCCGGAGACCGCCGACGACGTGAACGAAGACGGAAACGTGAACCAGGAGTGA
- the ybeY gene encoding rRNA maturation RNase YbeY, which translates to MSIEISNESGMEVCDEDLISVARFVIAQMDVHPAAELSMVLVDSATMADLHMRWMDLPGPTDVMSFPMDELEPGGRPDAPEPGPSMLGDIVLCPSFAADQAQKAGHSLDHELALLTVHGCLHLLGYDHAEPEEEKEMFGLQNQLLADWYEDLRRAQHEADLADRDQRLLGKTGFVDGPGQ; encoded by the coding sequence ATGAGCATCGAGATCTCCAACGAATCGGGGATGGAAGTCTGCGACGAGGACCTGATCAGCGTCGCGAGGTTCGTGATCGCGCAGATGGATGTGCATCCGGCGGCGGAACTGTCGATGGTGCTGGTGGATTCGGCGACGATGGCGGATCTGCACATGCGCTGGATGGATCTGCCCGGCCCCACCGACGTCATGTCGTTCCCGATGGACGAGCTCGAGCCGGGCGGCCGCCCCGACGCCCCCGAGCCGGGTCCGTCGATGCTCGGCGACATCGTGCTGTGTCCGTCGTTCGCGGCCGATCAGGCGCAGAAGGCCGGTCACTCCCTCGATCACGAGCTGGCGTTGCTCACCGTGCACGGCTGCCTGCACCTCCTCGGCTACGACCATGCCGAGCCGGAGGAGGAGAAGGAGATGTTCGGTCTGCAGAACCAGCTGCTCGCCGACTGGTACGAGGATCTGCGGCGTGCGCAGCACGAGGCGGATCTCGCGGACCGCGACCAGCGTCTGCTCGGCAAGACCGGATTCGTCGATGGTCCCGGCCAGTAG